In the Juglans microcarpa x Juglans regia isolate MS1-56 chromosome 6D, Jm3101_v1.0, whole genome shotgun sequence genome, one interval contains:
- the LOC121235440 gene encoding uncharacterized protein LOC121235440, translating to MKAAQDRQKSYAEHRRRNLEFKVGDWVYLKVLSMKGVFQFGKKAKLSPRYVGAYEILQKVGAVAYRLDLPAEFQGIHNVFHVSSLKKSFEKQIPTIVDTRDISLEPDLTYEKIPILITMSKKLLGERKSI from the coding sequence ATGAAGGCTGCCCAAGATAGGCAGAAGAGCTATGCCGAACATCGAAGGAGGAACCTCGAGTTCAAAGTTGgcgattgggtttatcttaaggTATTGTCCATGAAAGGAGTATTTCAGTTTGGGAAGAAAGCAAAGTTAAGTCCAAGATACGTAGGAGCTTATGAGATACTACAAAAAGTAGGAGCAGTCGCTTATAGACTAGATCTTCCAGCTGAATTCCAAGGAATTCATAATGTCTTTCACGTATCTTCCCTCAAGAAAAGCTTCGAGAAACAGATACCAACAATTGTAGATACGAGGGATATTTCGCTTGAACCCGACCTAACTTATGAGAAAATTCCTATTCTGATCACGATGTCGAAGAAGCTACTTGGGGAAAGGAAGTCGATATGA